A genomic stretch from Chitinophaga lutea includes:
- a CDS encoding TAT-variant-translocated molybdopterin oxidoreductase, giving the protein MEQKKYWKGLEELHNTAAHQEAVKNEFREDLPFEESESFLGATTPRRDFLKYLGFTTAAATIAASCDIPVKKAIPYVNKPQDITPGVPNYYASAYTVDGEYVPLVVKTREGRPIKVEGNEMSAVTGGSTTARVQASVLALYDVARLRYPGINNGPDKEELKDRVKEIAQWSDLDKQVTAALSGKSVALVTSTILSPTTKKLIGEFLAKYPGSRHVTYDAVSYSGMLLANEQSYGKRALPSFHFENAQVVVSLGADFLGTWLNPSEYSRQYGKNRKIDAKKPEMSKHFQFESMMSLTGANADERYTHRPSETGAVALSLLAALGGGVTAPNLTDARLKEGIAKAAKAIQANPGKVLVVSGSNDVNVQIIVNAINNLAGANGTTIDWAVTSNYRQGIDGDMEQLVKDMNAGAVGALLVHGVNPAYDYYDAKKFVDGIKKVGVTVSFNDRYDETTQLCKYIVPDHHFLESWGDAEGRTGHFAFIQPTIAPLFKTRAFQASLLNWSGNTVAWEDYLKNEWIAKLGSQEAWDKTLQDGVIEPAAGAALAGAAFTADVATAAAKISAPKNAGLEVVLYEKVAIGNGKEANNPWLQEMPDPITRATWDNYACVSNTLAKTFKTELGDDYEINAEKRVLKITAKGYSVELPLLIVPGIHPDVIAIAVGYGRGKKQFIGKAAGEVGANAYPYASFNGQTFSYYATEAKAEATGKKYPVGLTQTHNSYEGRPIIKETTLAEFIKNPKEVNHDREHLAHYGKDFRNDATLYTGGTKFEYPGIKWGMSIDLNSCFGCGACVVACTAENNVGVVGKEQVVLAHEMHWLRIDRYFAGDENNPEVVFQPMLCQHCDNAPCENVCPVAATNHSSEGINQMAYNRCIGTRYCANNCPYKVRRFNWRDWNGADSFEGNLLDTADMNDAITRMVLNPDVVVRSRGTMEKCSFCVQRLQDAKLAAKKSGQPMKDGAARTACQQACATDAIVFGNINDKDSRIAKVRNEEQTDRLYYVLEETHVLPSINYLAKIRNKDAAPVAAGAHKEEKAHH; this is encoded by the coding sequence ATGGAGCAAAAAAAGTATTGGAAAGGCTTGGAGGAGTTGCACAATACCGCTGCGCATCAGGAAGCTGTGAAGAATGAATTCAGGGAAGATCTGCCGTTCGAAGAGAGTGAAAGCTTTTTAGGTGCCACTACCCCCCGCCGGGATTTCTTGAAATACCTCGGGTTCACCACTGCGGCCGCAACCATTGCCGCCAGCTGCGACATCCCGGTTAAGAAGGCCATCCCTTACGTTAATAAACCCCAGGATATTACGCCTGGTGTACCCAACTATTATGCTTCCGCCTATACCGTTGACGGTGAGTACGTGCCCCTGGTGGTGAAAACCCGCGAAGGCCGCCCCATCAAAGTGGAAGGCAACGAAATGTCTGCAGTGACCGGTGGTTCCACTACCGCCCGCGTGCAGGCTTCCGTGCTGGCCCTCTACGATGTGGCCCGCCTCCGTTACCCGGGTATCAACAACGGGCCGGATAAAGAAGAGCTGAAAGACAGGGTAAAAGAAATCGCACAATGGTCCGACCTCGACAAACAGGTGACTGCCGCTCTCTCCGGCAAATCCGTTGCGCTGGTGACTTCGACCATTCTCAGCCCTACTACCAAAAAACTGATCGGCGAGTTCCTGGCCAAATATCCCGGCTCCCGTCACGTAACATACGATGCGGTGTCTTACTCCGGCATGCTGCTCGCCAATGAGCAGTCTTACGGCAAAAGGGCCCTGCCTTCCTTCCATTTTGAAAATGCACAGGTAGTCGTAAGCCTGGGCGCCGATTTCCTCGGTACCTGGCTGAACCCTTCCGAATATTCCCGCCAGTACGGCAAAAACCGCAAGATCGATGCTAAAAAGCCGGAAATGAGCAAACATTTCCAGTTCGAAAGCATGATGAGCCTGACCGGTGCCAACGCTGACGAAAGGTATACGCACCGCCCCTCCGAAACCGGCGCAGTAGCACTCAGCCTGCTGGCGGCCCTGGGTGGCGGCGTAACCGCTCCCAACCTCACCGACGCCCGTTTGAAAGAAGGTATCGCCAAAGCCGCCAAAGCCATCCAGGCCAACCCTGGCAAAGTACTGGTGGTATCCGGCTCCAACGACGTGAACGTGCAGATCATCGTAAACGCCATCAACAACCTGGCAGGCGCTAACGGGACTACCATCGACTGGGCCGTTACCAGCAACTACCGCCAGGGTATCGACGGCGATATGGAACAGCTGGTGAAAGACATGAACGCCGGTGCCGTAGGCGCACTGCTCGTACATGGCGTAAACCCCGCTTACGATTACTACGATGCGAAGAAATTCGTGGACGGTATCAAAAAAGTAGGCGTGACCGTATCTTTCAACGACCGCTACGACGAAACGACACAGCTCTGTAAATACATCGTTCCCGATCATCACTTCCTCGAAAGCTGGGGAGACGCGGAAGGCCGTACCGGTCACTTCGCCTTCATCCAGCCTACGATCGCACCGCTGTTCAAAACCCGCGCTTTCCAGGCTTCCCTGCTCAACTGGAGCGGCAATACCGTTGCCTGGGAAGATTACCTGAAAAACGAATGGATCGCGAAACTCGGTTCTCAGGAAGCATGGGACAAAACACTGCAGGACGGTGTGATTGAGCCCGCCGCCGGCGCCGCACTGGCCGGTGCTGCCTTCACCGCCGACGTTGCTACCGCCGCTGCCAAAATCAGCGCGCCTAAAAACGCCGGCCTCGAAGTAGTACTGTACGAAAAAGTGGCCATCGGTAACGGTAAGGAAGCCAACAACCCCTGGTTGCAGGAAATGCCCGACCCGATCACCCGCGCCACCTGGGACAACTACGCCTGCGTTTCCAACACGCTCGCCAAAACTTTCAAAACCGAACTGGGCGACGATTATGAAATCAACGCCGAGAAACGTGTATTGAAAATCACTGCCAAAGGTTACTCCGTGGAACTGCCGCTGCTCATCGTGCCCGGTATCCACCCCGATGTAATCGCCATCGCAGTGGGTTACGGCCGCGGCAAAAAACAGTTCATCGGTAAAGCTGCCGGTGAAGTAGGCGCCAACGCTTATCCTTACGCATCTTTCAACGGTCAGACTTTCAGCTACTACGCTACCGAAGCCAAAGCTGAAGCGACCGGCAAAAAATACCCGGTAGGTCTTACGCAGACGCACAACAGCTACGAAGGCCGCCCGATCATCAAAGAAACCACCCTCGCCGAGTTTATCAAAAACCCGAAAGAGGTGAACCACGACCGTGAGCACCTGGCTCATTACGGTAAAGATTTCCGTAACGACGCCACGCTGTATACCGGCGGCACCAAATTCGAATATCCCGGCATCAAATGGGGCATGTCCATCGACCTGAACTCCTGCTTCGGTTGCGGCGCCTGTGTGGTGGCCTGTACCGCGGAAAACAACGTTGGTGTGGTAGGGAAGGAACAGGTAGTGCTCGCACACGAAATGCACTGGCTGCGTATCGACCGCTACTTCGCCGGTGACGAGAACAACCCAGAGGTGGTATTCCAGCCGATGCTGTGCCAGCACTGCGACAACGCTCCGTGTGAGAACGTTTGTCCCGTTGCCGCCACCAACCACAGCTCTGAAGGTATCAACCAGATGGCTTACAACCGTTGCATCGGTACCCGTTATTGCGCAAACAACTGTCCTTATAAAGTACGCCGCTTCAACTGGAGAGACTGGAACGGTGCAGACAGCTTCGAAGGCAACCTGCTCGACACGGCAGACATGAACGACGCCATTACCCGGATGGTGCTGAACCCCGATGTGGTGGTGCGCAGCCGTGGTACCATGGAAAAATGTTCTTTCTGCGTACAGCGCTTGCAGGATGCGAAACTGGCTGCCAAGAAATCCGGCCAGCCGATGAAAGACGGTGCTGCACGTACCGCCTGCCAGCAGGCTTGTGCTACCGATGCGATCGTGTTCGGTAACATCAACGATAAAGACAGCCGTATCGCCAAGGTTCGTAACGAAGAGCAAACTGACCGCCTGTACTATGTACTGGAAGAAACGCACGTGCTGCCTTCCATCAACTACCTCGCAAAAATCCGTAACAAGGATGCCGCGCCGGTAGCTGCAGGAGCGCACAAGGAAGAAAAAGCTCATCACTAA
- a CDS encoding c-type cytochrome → MSVLILCAGLVGSFSAARAADPGAGKTLFQQKCASCHNVHKQLTGPALAGVEDRWPDKKLLHQWIRNSASVLATGDKYANDLFNQYNKLSMTPFPELKDEDIDNILAYVASVPPPGAAKPGAAAADGAEAKEDSGGNSLLFGVITLILAIVAVILMQINSNLNKLAAEKEGHERLEPVPFYKNKAYIALGIVILFVVGGYFTIQGAIGLGRQQDYMPEQPIFYSHKVHAGINQINCLYCHSSAEKSKHAMIPSENVCMNCHKAITEYSGPDLFTAEGKKVNGTAEIQKLFDHVGWDPKAGRYTKPGQPIEWTKIHSLPDHVYFNHSQHVAAGKVQCQTCHGDIQQMDEVKQFADLSMGWCVNCHRTTKVQFTENNYYSIFEKLHNDIKNKKIDSVTVEMLGGTECQKCHY, encoded by the coding sequence GTGAGTGTTCTTATCCTATGCGCGGGACTGGTTGGTTCTTTTTCCGCAGCTCGGGCAGCAGATCCTGGTGCAGGTAAGACGCTATTTCAGCAGAAATGTGCCTCCTGTCACAACGTCCACAAACAATTGACAGGGCCGGCCCTGGCAGGTGTTGAGGACAGGTGGCCGGACAAAAAACTGCTTCATCAGTGGATCCGCAACTCCGCGTCGGTTCTTGCGACTGGTGATAAGTATGCGAACGATCTGTTCAATCAGTACAACAAGCTCTCCATGACGCCGTTCCCGGAGCTGAAAGACGAGGATATCGACAATATCCTGGCCTATGTAGCTTCCGTTCCTCCTCCGGGCGCCGCCAAACCGGGTGCAGCTGCAGCTGATGGCGCTGAAGCCAAGGAAGATTCCGGCGGCAACAGCCTGCTCTTCGGTGTGATCACCCTGATTCTTGCGATTGTTGCGGTGATACTGATGCAGATCAACAGCAACCTGAACAAACTCGCCGCGGAAAAAGAAGGCCACGAACGCCTGGAGCCCGTTCCTTTCTACAAAAACAAAGCTTACATCGCCCTCGGCATTGTAATCCTGTTCGTAGTAGGCGGTTACTTCACCATCCAGGGTGCGATCGGCCTGGGACGCCAGCAGGACTATATGCCTGAGCAACCCATCTTCTACTCCCATAAAGTGCATGCCGGCATCAACCAGATCAACTGTCTGTACTGCCACTCCTCTGCAGAAAAGAGCAAGCACGCCATGATTCCTTCCGAAAACGTATGTATGAACTGTCACAAGGCCATCACCGAATATTCCGGCCCGGACCTGTTCACCGCTGAAGGCAAAAAGGTAAATGGTACTGCAGAAATCCAGAAATTATTCGATCACGTAGGCTGGGACCCGAAAGCCGGCCGTTATACCAAACCCGGTCAGCCCATCGAGTGGACCAAAATCCACAGCCTGCCCGACCACGTTTATTTCAACCACTCCCAGCACGTAGCAGCCGGTAAAGTACAATGCCAGACCTGCCACGGCGATATCCAGCAGATGGACGAAGTGAAACAGTTTGCCGACCTCTCTATGGGATGGTGCGTAAACTGCCACCGTACTACCAAAGTACAGTTCACTGAAAACAACTACTACAGCATCTTCGAAAAATTGCACAACGATATCAAAAACAAGAAGATCGACAGTGTGACCGTAGAAATGCTGGGTGGTACCGAGTGTCAAAAGTGTCACTATTAA
- the purN gene encoding phosphoribosylglycinamide formyltransferase yields the protein MKNIAIFASGTGSNAQKIIDHFRNTGLARVTVILSNKAEAGIFKIAEREQIPAVLIDKEQFFRGDTYVKLLQDLDTDLVVLAGFLWKVPANLVQAFPNRIINIHPALLPKFGGKGMYGHFVHEAVLAAGETESGITIHYVNEKYDDGGVILQERCPVTADDTPETLARKVQVLEHRWFPLIVERLLK from the coding sequence TTGAAAAATATAGCGATTTTTGCCTCCGGCACGGGGAGCAACGCCCAGAAAATCATCGATCATTTCAGAAATACCGGCCTGGCCCGGGTCACCGTCATCCTGTCGAACAAGGCCGAAGCCGGTATATTCAAGATTGCGGAACGCGAGCAGATCCCTGCCGTACTCATCGACAAGGAGCAGTTCTTCCGGGGCGACACTTATGTGAAACTGCTGCAGGACCTCGACACGGACCTGGTGGTGCTGGCCGGTTTTTTATGGAAGGTGCCCGCCAACCTCGTGCAGGCGTTCCCCAACCGGATCATTAATATACATCCCGCCCTGCTGCCCAAATTCGGGGGCAAAGGCATGTACGGCCATTTTGTGCACGAGGCGGTACTGGCCGCCGGTGAAACGGAAAGCGGTATCACCATCCACTATGTCAATGAAAAATACGACGACGGCGGGGTGATCTTACAGGAGCGCTGCCCGGTAACGGCAGACGATACGCCGGAGACCCTGGCACGCAAAGTACAGGTGCTGGAACACCGCTGGTTCCCCCTAATTGTGGAACGATTATTGAAATAA